A genomic stretch from Styela clava chromosome 5, kaStyClav1.hap1.2, whole genome shotgun sequence includes:
- the LOC120345149 gene encoding flavin-containing monooxygenase 5-like, giving the protein MDSLPKKIAIIGAGCSGLAAIKCCLDEGLEPACFDKDHEIGGLWRYEEGERDAATVYHTTVINSSKETLAFSDFPIPREYPNFMHHTKVMEYFNLYAEKFYLRKYISLNTEVVNCCPTADFKETGKWQLILKKVLDGGTETRIFDGVMVCVGHHAVPYYPLQDFPGVEKFQGKKMHSRSYRTSTPFEGKRVTVVGMGNSGCDMAVELSRNAKQVYLSTRRGTWLFSRIMDKGVPFDFLLITRFTSWLMLNLPSLMNPLFESILNTRFDHEKYGVKPKHRVLSQHPTISDELPHRIVNGTVILKPNVTEFTENEVIFKDGAREKMDAIIFATGFSFEFPFLDRNIIDTTSNQSGLYRLVWPMNLEQNTLAVIGLVQPLTVIGPCSEIQSRWAAKVFKGGLKLPSNELMKVDYDEMMTEMKKRYLCSHRYTIEVDGVTYMDRIAEELSCKPNLFKLFITDPLLAWEVLFGPFTCVQYRLTGPGKWEGARKIIMAHWGRMWFPLSGKEEKQRQSFWMNMLIIAFAFCAIAWII; this is encoded by the exons ATGGATTCATTACCTAAAAAAATTGCTATAATTGGTGCTGGATGTAGTGGTTTAGCAGCCATCAAATGTTGCCTGGATGAAGGACTAGAACCTGCCTGTTTCGACAAAGATCACGAAATTGGag gTCTATGGCGATATGAAGAGGGCGAAAGAGACGCAGCAACGGTTTACCATACTACCGTCATCAACAGCAGCAAAGAAACCCTTGCATTCTCCGACTTTCCCATTCCAAGAGAATATCCAAATTTTATGCATCACACAAAAGTGATGGAATATTTCAATCTTTACGCTGAAAA ATTTTACCTCCGAAAATATATCAGCTTGAATACAGAAGTGGTCAACTGCTGTCCAACCGCGGATTTCAAGGAAACTGGAAAATG GCAGCTGATTCTGAAAAAAGTTCTTGATGGAGGCACGGAGACCAGAATCTTTGATGGCGTCATGGTATGTGTTGGACACCACGCTGTGCCTTATTATCCATTGCAAGATTTCCCAG GTGTGGAAAAATTTCAGGGTAAAAAGATGCATAGTCGCTCATATCGCACTTCCACCCCATTTGAAGGAAAACGTGTAACTGTCGTGGGGATGGGAAACTCTGGTTGCGATATGGCTGTAGAATTGAGTAGAAATGCAAAACaa GTTTACTTGAGCACAAGACGGGGAACATGGCTTTTTAGTCGAATCATGGACAAAGGGGTCCCCTTCGATTTCCTACTCATAACAAG GTTCACTTCTTGGTTGATGTTAAATCTGCCATCCCTTATGAATCCTTTATTTGAATCGATTCTGAACACCAGATTTGATCACGAGAAGTATGGAGTTAAGCCGAAACATCGAGTTCTTTCCCAG CATCCGACTATTAGCGACGAGTTACCTCATCGCATTGTTAACGGCACCGTCATTCTGAAACCGAACGTGACAGAATTTACAGAAAATGAAGTCATATTCAAAGACGGAGCCAGAGAAAAAATGGATGCAATAATTTTTGCCACTGGTTTTTCTTTCGAGTTTCCGTTCTTGGACAGGAACATAATTGAC ACAACCAGTAATCAATCAGGACTCTATCGGCTGGTGTGGCCTATGAACTTGGAACAGAACACTCTAGCCGTCATCGGTCTTGTTCAACCGCTCACTGTAATTGGTCCATGCTCAGAAATTCAATCAAGATGGGCAGCAAAGGTTTTTAAAG GTGGCTTGAAACTGCCTTCAAATGAATTGATGAAAGTGGATTATGACGAAATGATGACTGAGATGAAAAAAAGATACCTTTGCAGTCATCGATATACTATTGAG GTAGATGGAGTTACTTACATGGACAGAATTGCAGAGGAATTATCATGCAAGCCGAACCTGTTCAAACTTTTCATCACGGATCCATTACTTGCGTGGGAG gtATTGTTCGGACCATTCACCTGCGTGCAGTACCGGCTGACAGGGCCTGGTAAATGGGAAGGTGCTCGAAAAATTATTATGGCACATTGGGGCCGCATGTGGTTCCCGTTGTCGGGAAAAGAAGAAAAACAACGTCAGTCTTTCTGGATGAATATGCTTATCATAGCGTTCGCTTTTTGCGCTATTGCTTGGATTATATAA
- the LOC120344801 gene encoding small ribosomal subunit protein bS1m-like isoform X2, whose product MTSTKSFVWCCALLRRCAAKTLSPYPMCTSNLINSKQLLVPTSKIRERSYSMTDAGSTSFAKAFEEQEKIKEDLNLISTHKVPKEIDTKTASFATLLRYSPFISLGDFQGKQLYGRVVEVLDDNLFIDYGGKFLCVCKKPRDSPSDVGPGSTVQIKLLDWELSARFLGATKDITLLESEARIFKVEPKVSRKGPNPVDVN is encoded by the exons ATGACGTCTACAAAATCCTTTGTATGGTGTTGCGCATTACTTCGACGTTGTGCAGCAAAAACTTTATCACCATATCCAATGTGtacttcaaatttaataaactcAAAACAATTACTTGTCCCAACGTCAAAAATACGCGAAAGAAGTTATTCTATGACAGATGCTGGATCAACGAGTTTTGCCAAAGCGTTTGAAGAACAGGAAAAAATCAAGGAAGATTTAAATCTGATCTCAACACACAAG GTACCAAAAGAAATAGATACAAAAACAGCCTCTTTTGCAACATTACTTCGGTATTCTCCATTTATAAGTCTGGGTGATTTTCAAGGGAAACAGTTATATGGAAGAGTTGTTGAG GTGTTAGACGACAACCTTTTTATTGATTATGGTGGAAAGTTTTTATGTGTCTGCAAAAAGCCCAGGGATAGTCCGAGTGATGTTGGTCCTGGAAGCACTGTGCAAATTAAATTATTGGACTGGGAATTGTCTGCAAG GTTTCTTGGAGCTACAAAAGATATTACATTACTAGAATCAGAGGCTAGAATCTTCAAAGTGGAACCAAAGGTTTCCAGGAA AGGTCCTAACCCCGTGGATGTTAATTGA
- the LOC120344801 gene encoding small ribosomal subunit protein bS1m-like isoform X3, producing MTSTKSFVWCCALLRRCAAKTLSPYPMCTSNLINSKQLLVPTSKIRERSYSMTDAGSTSFAKAFEEQEKIKEDLNLISTHKVPKEIDTKTASFATLLRYSPFISLGDFQGKQLYGRVVEVLDDNLFIDYGGKFLCVCKKPRDSPSDVGPGSTVQIKLLDWELSARFLGATKDITLLESEARIFKVEPKVSRS from the exons ATGACGTCTACAAAATCCTTTGTATGGTGTTGCGCATTACTTCGACGTTGTGCAGCAAAAACTTTATCACCATATCCAATGTGtacttcaaatttaataaactcAAAACAATTACTTGTCCCAACGTCAAAAATACGCGAAAGAAGTTATTCTATGACAGATGCTGGATCAACGAGTTTTGCCAAAGCGTTTGAAGAACAGGAAAAAATCAAGGAAGATTTAAATCTGATCTCAACACACAAG GTACCAAAAGAAATAGATACAAAAACAGCCTCTTTTGCAACATTACTTCGGTATTCTCCATTTATAAGTCTGGGTGATTTTCAAGGGAAACAGTTATATGGAAGAGTTGTTGAG GTGTTAGACGACAACCTTTTTATTGATTATGGTGGAAAGTTTTTATGTGTCTGCAAAAAGCCCAGGGATAGTCCGAGTGATGTTGGTCCTGGAAGCACTGTGCAAATTAAATTATTGGACTGGGAATTGTCTGCAAG GTTTCTTGGAGCTACAAAAGATATTACATTACTAGAATCAGAGGCTAGAATCTTCAAAGTGGAACCAAAGGTTTC CAGGTCCTAA
- the LOC120344801 gene encoding small ribosomal subunit protein bS1m-like isoform X1, which translates to MTSTKSFVWCCALLRRCAAKTLSPYPMCTSNLINSKQLLVPTSKIRERSYSMTDAGSTSFAKAFEEQEKIKEDLNLISTHKVPKEIDTKTASFATLLRYSPFISLGDFQGKQLYGRVVEVLDDNLFIDYGGKFLCVCKKPRDSPSDVGPGSTVQIKLLDWELSARFLGATKDITLLESEARIFKVEPKVSRKVKMHSDKGGYEFEYKED; encoded by the exons ATGACGTCTACAAAATCCTTTGTATGGTGTTGCGCATTACTTCGACGTTGTGCAGCAAAAACTTTATCACCATATCCAATGTGtacttcaaatttaataaactcAAAACAATTACTTGTCCCAACGTCAAAAATACGCGAAAGAAGTTATTCTATGACAGATGCTGGATCAACGAGTTTTGCCAAAGCGTTTGAAGAACAGGAAAAAATCAAGGAAGATTTAAATCTGATCTCAACACACAAG GTACCAAAAGAAATAGATACAAAAACAGCCTCTTTTGCAACATTACTTCGGTATTCTCCATTTATAAGTCTGGGTGATTTTCAAGGGAAACAGTTATATGGAAGAGTTGTTGAG GTGTTAGACGACAACCTTTTTATTGATTATGGTGGAAAGTTTTTATGTGTCTGCAAAAAGCCCAGGGATAGTCCGAGTGATGTTGGTCCTGGAAGCACTGTGCAAATTAAATTATTGGACTGGGAATTGTCTGCAAG GTTTCTTGGAGCTACAAAAGATATTACATTACTAGAATCAGAGGCTAGAATCTTCAAAGTGGAACCAAAGGTTTCCAGGAAAGTTAAGATGCATAGTGATAAGGGGGGATATGAATTTGAATACAAAGAGGATTAA